ATGAGGGCCAGCACCTCCCGATCGGGATCCAGCCGTACCCCGAACCGCCGCGCGTACCATTCGGCCACGGCTTGCCGAAACCCCCGGGTGCCCGCATACGGTGGATACGGATGGGTGGTGGGATCCTGCACCGCCTCCTGCAGGGCACGCACGATGTACTCGGGAGTGGGGAGGTCTGGATCTCCTACGGCAAGGCTCACCACCTCCACGCCGCTTCGCTCCAGCTCCTCCCTCCGGCGGTCCAGGTCCGCAAAGAGGTAGGGGGGAATTCGCTGCAGCCGTTGGGACTGTGGCATCTCGGCCTCCGCCCGATCAGGATCCCCGCAAAGCAACCCCTTCACCGACTCCCGCACGGACCCACTGCACGAGGTGTCCCGCCACCGCCTCCGGCGGGAGTCCCGTTACATCCAGCCACTGGATCCGCGGATCCGCCCGAAACCAGATGAGCTGGCGACGGGCGTAGCGGCGGGTGTTGCGCCGCCACCGCGAGATCGCCTCCGCCAGGCTCACCTCTCCGCGCAGGTACGCCGCGATCTCCCGGTACCCCAGGGCTTGGAGTGCGGGAGCCGAGGGAGGCACGCCTCCTTCCAGCAGCCTACGGACCTCCTCTACGAATCCCGCTTGAAGCTGCTCCTCGATGCGGCGGTCGATCCGGGTATAGAGCATGCCGCGGTCCATGGTGAGACCCACCCGCAGGGAGGGCTCCTCCGGTCCCCGACTCCGGATCTGGCTTGGCGGCACGCCCAGGTGGTGCCAGATCTCCAAGGCCCGGATGAGGCGCCGGAGGTTGGCGGGGTGGATTCTGGAAGCGCTTTCGGGATCCACCTCCCGGAGCCGCGCATAGAGCACCCCGGGGTGGCGGTACTCCTCTTCCTCCAGCCGCCGGCGCAGTTCCCAATCCGGCGGAACGGGAGGGATCTGCAGCCCATCCAGTATCGCCCGTACGTAGAGTCCGGTTCCCCCCACCAGCACCGGCACCCGGCCCCGGGCCCGGACCTGGACCAGGACCTCCCGGGCCAGCTGCTGGAACCGTTGGACAGTGAACACCTCGTGGGGATCCGCCACGTCCAGGAGGTGGTGGGGAACCCGGGCTCGCAGCTGCGGGGAGGGTTTTGCGGTCCCGATGTCCATCCCCCGGTACACGGTGCGGGAATCCGCGCACAGGATCTCCCCCCCGACCCGTTCCGCCACCAGCACTGCCACCTCCGTTTTCCCCACCGCCGTGGGACCCACGATGGCCAAGATGGGCAGCCGCCGCATCGCCTTCATTGTAGACCAACAGCAGGAGGAGGGAATCGCGTCCGGATCGAACACCTCATCGGTATGGATACCCCCATGATGCGGCAGTATGAGGCCCTCCGCCGGGCCTATCCAGGGACGCTCCTGCTGTTCCGGCTGGGGGACTTCTACGAGCTGTTCGGGGAGGACGCGGTGGTGGCGAGCCGGGTGCTGGACCTTGTCCTCACCTCCCGGCCTGTGGCAAAGGGGCGACGCGTTCCCATGTGCGGGATCCCGCACCACGCCCTGGAAAGCTATCTGGCGCGCCTCGTGGAGGCCGGATTCCGGGTGGCCATCTGCGAGCAGGTGGAGGATCCCAAGAAGGCCCGGGGCTTGGTGCGACGGGAGGTGGTGCGGGTTGTCACGCCCGGCACGGTCACCGAAGAGGGTCTCCTTCCTCCCCGGGCCAACGTATACGTGGGGGCGGTGGTGCATGGGATGGGGCGGTGGGGACTCGCCTTCGCGGATCTGCTCACCGGAGAGTTTCGGATCGCGGAGTTCCCGGATACGAACCTGGTGCGGGAGGAGGTGGCCCGGCGGGGGATCCGGGAGGTCCTGTATCCGGAGGGGGAATCTCCCCCTACCTTCCCGGAACCCTCCCCTGCCCTCACCCCCTATCCCACCTGGCGGTTCGACCCGGAGACCGCGCACCGCGCGCTGTGCGAGCAGTTCGGGGTCCAGGGGCTGGAGGGGTTTGGGTGTACGGAGGTACCGGTGGCCACCCGGGCGGCTGGCGCCCTCGTGCAGTACCTCCGGGAGACCCAGCGCAGCGAGCTCAGACACCTCCACCGGCTCCAGGTGGAGGTCCTTGGACAATTCCTGTTCCTGGATGGGGGTGCCATCCGCAGCCTGGAACTCCTGGAACCTCTTTGGGGCCGGAACCGGGAAGCCACGCTTCTGGGAGCTCTCGATCGGACCCGGACCGC
Above is a window of Armatimonadota bacterium DNA encoding:
- the miaA gene encoding tRNA (adenosine(37)-N6)-dimethylallyltransferase MiaA, whose amino-acid sequence is MRRLPILAIVGPTAVGKTEVAVLVAERVGGEILCADSRTVYRGMDIGTAKPSPQLRARVPHHLLDVADPHEVFTVQRFQQLAREVLVQVRARGRVPVLVGGTGLYVRAILDGLQIPPVPPDWELRRRLEEEEYRHPGVLYARLREVDPESASRIHPANLRRLIRALEIWHHLGVPPSQIRSRGPEEPSLRVGLTMDRGMLYTRIDRRIEEQLQAGFVEEVRRLLEGGVPPSAPALQALGYREIAAYLRGEVSLAEAISRWRRNTRRYARRQLIWFRADPRIQWLDVTGLPPEAVAGHLVQWVRAGVGEGVALRGS